The Candidatus Binataceae bacterium genome includes a window with the following:
- a CDS encoding exodeoxyribonuclease VII large subunit: SLVELREQISMAHAALIARMRRELGGWRETVDDLAVRVRHPGALAALARADLADSHDALRDALRNRIDGARRSVRELLLRLRTPAAEIRELRHHLARGSLTLAHGAGRLVREHKVKLATFSDRLNAGAVTGLVKRRHRLGELAARLDSLSPLRVLERGYAVVSSTRDSRVVIDASTVEVGEELQIRLLRGKLRARTVARET, encoded by the coding sequence CGAGCCTCGTGGAGCTTCGCGAGCAAATCTCGATGGCGCACGCAGCGCTTATCGCAAGAATGAGACGGGAACTAGGTGGGTGGCGTGAGACAGTGGATGATCTCGCCGTCCGGGTGCGGCACCCTGGCGCGCTGGCCGCGCTGGCGCGCGCGGACCTTGCCGATTCTCACGACGCGCTGCGCGATGCGCTGCGTAATCGAATTGACGGCGCCCGGCGCTCGGTGCGCGAACTGCTGCTGCGCCTGCGCACGCCCGCCGCTGAGATTCGCGAGCTGCGCCATCATCTCGCCCGAGGGTCGCTGACGCTCGCGCACGGTGCCGGTAGGCTGGTACGTGAGCATAAGGTGAAGCTCGCGACCTTCTCCGACCGGCTCAACGCTGGAGCCGTGACTGGCCTGGTGAAGCGCCGCCATCGGCTCGGCGAGCTGGCAGCGCGGCTCGATTCGCTCTCTCCGTTGCGCGTTCTCGAGCGCGGTTACGCGGTCGTAAGCAGCACGCGCGACTCACGGGTGGTGATCGACGCTTCCACGGTAGAGGTCGGAGAGGAGCTTCAGATTCGCTTGCTCAGGGGGAAGTTGCGGGCGCGCACGGTCGCGCGCGAAACATAG
- a CDS encoding exodeoxyribonuclease VII small subunit, with amino-acid sequence MAAKEKKFEEEIKDLETLVNQIDSGELTLEESISAFERGVALVKSLNRKLDEVERKVELLTRNAEGRLQSSSLDHELGEKPPDDDQDDESF; translated from the coding sequence ATGGCCGCGAAGGAAAAAAAGTTTGAAGAAGAAATCAAGGATCTCGAGACCCTGGTCAATCAGATCGACTCCGGCGAGCTGACCCTGGAAGAGTCGATCAGCGCATTCGAGCGCGGTGTCGCGCTGGTCAAGTCGCTCAACCGTAAGCTTGACGAAGTGGAACGCAAGGTCGAGCTTCTCACCCGCAACGCTGAAGGCCGGCTGCAGAGTTCGTCGCTCGACCACGAATTGGGCGAGAAACCCCCCGACGACGACCAGGACGACGAGTCTTTCTGA
- a CDS encoding TlyA family RNA methyltransferase: MRARLDIEMARRGLAESRETARRLIMAGRVRVNSRPADKPDLLVTAESNITVVGSDPQYASRGAYKLIAALDGFAIEVAGRHALDVGASTGGFTDVLLKRGAAHVIALDVGYGQIAERLRTDPRVTVLDRTNVRLVEPWTLAYLPDLVTIDTSFISLRIVIPAVLALVAAKAEIIALVKPQFEVGKGKVGKGGIVRDDALRRVALEEVLSFARQAGLEIFGSIDSPIAGARGNREFLVAMQFARPGN; the protein is encoded by the coding sequence ATGCGCGCGCGGCTCGATATCGAGATGGCACGGCGCGGGCTGGCCGAAAGCCGCGAGACGGCGCGGCGGCTGATCATGGCGGGGCGGGTACGGGTAAATTCCCGGCCCGCTGACAAGCCCGATCTGCTGGTCACTGCCGAAAGCAACATCACGGTTGTCGGTTCGGATCCCCAGTACGCGAGCCGCGGCGCGTATAAATTGATCGCGGCTCTGGATGGGTTCGCGATTGAGGTCGCGGGACGCCATGCGCTTGATGTCGGTGCATCTACCGGCGGCTTCACCGACGTGCTGCTCAAGCGCGGTGCCGCTCACGTAATTGCGCTTGATGTCGGATATGGTCAAATTGCCGAGCGCCTGCGGACCGATCCGCGGGTCACCGTTCTGGATCGCACCAATGTCCGACTGGTGGAGCCGTGGACGCTCGCGTATTTGCCGGACTTGGTCACAATCGATACCAGCTTTATTTCGCTGCGCATCGTGATTCCCGCGGTGCTTGCGCTCGTCGCGGCAAAAGCTGAGATTATCGCGCTCGTGAAGCCGCAGTTCGAAGTCGGAAAAGGCAAAGTGGGCAAGGGCGGAATCGTGCGCGATGACGCATTGCGGCGCGTGGCGCTGGAGGAGGTGCTGAGCTTTGCGCGGCAGGCGGGCCTTGAGATCTTCGGTTCGATCGATTCACCGATCGCGGGCGCAAGGGGAAATCGCGAATTTCTGGTCGCGATGCAATTTGCGCGTCCCGGGAATTGA